A window from Gemmatimonadaceae bacterium encodes these proteins:
- a CDS encoding sigma-54-dependent Fis family transcriptional regulator produces MTDRATPFGSVSSESSGLDALFLRSEVPSVQEAVARLRAFALADDPILLEGETGTGKSHLAIAAHEFSPRRRGPRFDVSLSGLDHDLMHSHLFGHRKGAFTGATSNHDGLFVQAQGGSLFMDEIGHAQPPLQRALLDVVENRRVLPLGSKQYVPMECRMLSATNVPLATLVANGQFLDDLRYRVSPFVVRLPSLRERQQDLPDIFRWFMQRRAALSYARRPAPALHPDAARVVAEYTWPGNLREVAGVVARLLTLHREASELSAEVVTEEIAASGSVARTAERPMVPPRPPSGAATDDEIIAALAACGGKRDVAASMLGIGRSTLFRRLKALRSKQSA; encoded by the coding sequence ATGACCGATCGCGCCACCCCGTTTGGAAGCGTGAGCTCGGAGAGCTCCGGCCTCGACGCTCTCTTTCTCAGGTCGGAGGTCCCGTCCGTCCAGGAGGCGGTAGCGAGGCTGCGAGCCTTTGCACTCGCAGACGACCCCATCCTTCTCGAAGGCGAGACGGGAACGGGTAAGTCGCACTTGGCAATCGCCGCGCACGAGTTCTCCCCCAGACGCCGCGGGCCCCGTTTTGATGTCTCGCTCAGCGGACTGGATCACGACCTCATGCACAGCCACCTCTTCGGGCACCGAAAAGGTGCCTTCACGGGCGCGACCTCGAATCACGATGGCCTGTTCGTACAGGCCCAGGGGGGCAGTCTGTTTATGGACGAGATCGGACACGCGCAGCCACCGCTGCAGCGCGCCTTGCTCGACGTTGTCGAGAACCGGCGCGTTCTCCCGCTCGGATCGAAACAGTACGTGCCGATGGAGTGTCGGATGCTGAGCGCGACGAACGTCCCCCTCGCGACGCTCGTGGCCAACGGGCAGTTCCTCGACGACCTGCGGTACCGCGTCTCACCGTTCGTGGTGAGACTGCCGAGCCTTCGTGAGCGCCAGCAGGACCTGCCCGACATCTTCCGCTGGTTCATGCAACGCCGGGCGGCCCTCTCGTACGCCCGGAGGCCCGCGCCTGCGCTGCATCCCGACGCAGCCCGCGTGGTGGCCGAATACACCTGGCCCGGAAACCTCCGAGAGGTCGCGGGGGTCGTCGCCCGCCTCCTCACGCTGCATCGCGAGGCGTCGGAGCTGAGCGCTGAGGTCGTCACGGAGGAGATTGCAGCTTCGGGGAGCGTCGCTCGCACTGCGGAACGCCCGATGGTTCCGCCGAGGCCGCCGAGCGGCGCAGCAACCGACGACGAAATCATCGCGGCGCTGGCGGCGTGCGGCGGGAAGCGCGACGTCGCGGCGAGCATGCTTGGCATCGGTCGCTCTACCCTGTTTCGGAGACTCAAGGCTTTGCGCAGCAAGCAGTCGGCGTGA
- a CDS encoding type II/IV secretion system protein encodes MAATRAASLDSLDEIGVEFGREVCAREVDDAELDRLIEQYAASLQSETHRASTGAAQGAATDVRDQVEAAPVVRYVNLLLRFAIDQRASDVHLELGPEQLAVRVRVDGSLRPAPDAPPHFSKAVVSRVKLLADLDISDVARPQDGRMRIRLDDRDLDIRVGTLPSMFGESVVLRVLDRGSGPGELRQLGMPPEIETRVRRIVERPHGLLLVTGPTGSGKTSTLYSALRLRDASREKLVTVEDPVEYRLAGVTQVPVNRSQGVTFAAALRSILRQDPDVILVGEMRDAETAALAVQAALTGHLVLSTLHTNDAVAAVPRLLDLGVPPYLIAATLLAVVGQRLVRRPCPSCHGTTRKGSSRCTACAGSGYQGRIGLFELLEPDDRFRERISSQASVSTLRELAKQVGYEPLTVDGERKVSNGQTTAEEVQRVAMAE; translated from the coding sequence GTGGCAGCGACCAGGGCCGCGAGCCTCGACTCGCTGGACGAGATCGGCGTCGAGTTCGGTCGCGAGGTCTGCGCCCGCGAAGTTGACGATGCGGAACTCGACCGCCTGATCGAGCAGTACGCCGCGAGCCTCCAGTCGGAAACCCACAGGGCCTCGACCGGCGCCGCGCAGGGTGCCGCAACCGACGTTCGCGATCAGGTCGAGGCGGCGCCCGTCGTGCGCTACGTCAACCTCCTGCTGCGCTTCGCCATCGACCAGCGGGCGAGCGATGTGCACCTTGAACTCGGCCCCGAACAGCTTGCCGTTCGTGTACGCGTGGATGGATCGCTGCGGCCGGCGCCGGACGCGCCGCCGCACTTCAGCAAGGCCGTCGTATCGCGCGTGAAGCTGCTGGCGGACCTCGACATCTCTGACGTGGCGCGGCCGCAGGACGGAAGAATGCGAATCCGCCTGGACGACCGCGACTTGGACATCCGCGTCGGCACGCTGCCGAGCATGTTCGGCGAGAGTGTCGTCCTCCGAGTGCTCGATCGCGGGTCTGGTCCCGGAGAACTGCGTCAACTGGGAATGCCTCCGGAGATCGAGACGCGCGTTCGGCGAATCGTTGAGCGGCCTCACGGCCTGCTCCTCGTAACGGGACCCACAGGCAGCGGCAAGACTTCCACGCTCTACTCGGCGCTCCGGCTCCGCGACGCCAGTCGGGAGAAGCTGGTCACTGTGGAAGATCCCGTGGAGTATCGGCTGGCCGGAGTCACCCAGGTTCCGGTGAACCGGTCGCAGGGCGTCACCTTCGCCGCGGCCCTGCGGTCAATCCTTCGTCAGGATCCAGACGTGATCCTGGTTGGCGAGATGCGCGATGCAGAAACCGCCGCGCTGGCGGTTCAGGCCGCACTCACCGGCCATCTCGTGCTGTCGACCTTGCATACGAACGATGCGGTGGCAGCGGTGCCGCGCCTGCTTGACCTCGGCGTGCCACCCTACCTGATCGCCGCCACGCTGCTTGCCGTGGTCGGTCAGCGGCTGGTTCGCCGCCCGTGCCCGTCCTGCCACGGAACGACGCGCAAGGGCAGCTCCCGCTGTACCGCCTGCGCCGGCTCCGGATATCAGGGTCGCATTGGCCTCTTCGAGCTCTTGGAGCCTGACGATCGCTTTCGCGAGCGCATTTCGTCGCAGGCGAGCGTCTCAACGCTCCGCGAACTCGCGAAGCAAGTCGGATACGAACCACTCACGGTCGACGGAGAGCGCAAGGTCTCAAACGGGCAGACAACTGCCGAGGAGGTGCAGCGTGTCGCCATGGCGGAGTAG
- the gspG gene encoding type II secretion system major pseudopilin GspG, giving the protein MPRRCSVSPWRSRARPGFTLVELLVVIAIIATLASVVAPSLFRNVGDARASAAKAQIQTLALALDTYRLDAFTYPTSAQGLQALRADPGPVGAGSRWRGPYLQQEVPLDPWGRPFLYRSPGVVNTSSYDLYSLGRDGLVGGEGEDADVTSWNGSVDR; this is encoded by the coding sequence CTGCCGAGGAGGTGCAGCGTGTCGCCATGGCGGAGTAGGGCGCGCCCCGGTTTCACGTTGGTCGAACTGCTGGTGGTCATCGCCATCATCGCAACGCTCGCGAGCGTTGTCGCACCAAGCCTCTTCCGGAATGTGGGCGACGCGCGCGCGAGCGCAGCGAAGGCACAGATCCAGACGCTCGCGCTGGCGCTCGATACGTATCGACTCGATGCGTTCACCTACCCCACGAGCGCGCAAGGACTGCAGGCGCTGCGCGCAGACCCCGGTCCGGTGGGGGCCGGCTCCCGCTGGCGCGGGCCCTACCTGCAACAGGAGGTCCCGTTGGATCCTTGGGGCCGGCCCTTCCTCTACCGCTCCCCGGGGGTCGTGAACACCTCCTCCTATGACTTGTATTCTCTCGGGCGGGACGGTCTCGTCGGTGGGGAGGGCGAGGATGCCGATGTCACCTCGTGGAACGGCTCGGTGGATCGCTGA
- a CDS encoding type II secretion system F family protein — protein MERLGGSLMQAAAAFRYTALLPSGERCSGVVRAPNEGAARARLAAMGTLPVSLVPTDAADLRREMPGSDGAVGLRLLADLLASGLPIEAALETLGALAPATWLEALPALLQAIREGETLASALTQMPRPLASSLIGIVQAGEAAGSLGPSLMRAATYAESQQARAKALRAALAYPSIVLGVGVVTLAVLVLAVIPRFASLLLDMGARVPRGLALLLGAADFLRSYGAVVVIGAVLLLAAGERLLRSPQRRRQLQRLLLAAPIVGPVIRASLDARLLETVGSAVDAGVPLRRALEIAIDAERHLELRHRLAAAREAVLEGQSLGRAFERFHVIGPVALTLVAAGERTGRVSVFCLRAAAVQADEAERRIRAALRFLEPGLILGLALVVGLVSSALLQAVYAVRPQ, from the coding sequence GTGGAACGGCTCGGTGGATCGCTGATGCAGGCCGCGGCGGCGTTTCGGTACACCGCGCTCCTGCCCTCAGGGGAACGCTGCAGCGGCGTCGTTCGGGCGCCGAACGAGGGAGCCGCCCGCGCGCGCCTCGCCGCGATGGGGACGTTGCCTGTTTCCCTCGTCCCCACGGACGCAGCGGACCTGCGGCGCGAGATGCCTGGCAGCGATGGCGCCGTCGGGCTGCGGCTGCTCGCGGACCTACTGGCGTCAGGACTTCCGATCGAGGCAGCATTGGAGACGCTTGGCGCGCTTGCTCCGGCGACCTGGCTGGAGGCTCTTCCGGCCCTTCTCCAGGCCATCCGTGAGGGCGAGACGCTGGCGTCGGCCCTGACCCAGATGCCGAGGCCACTGGCGAGTTCTCTGATCGGTATCGTGCAGGCGGGCGAGGCCGCCGGATCGCTCGGCCCGTCGCTAATGCGAGCCGCCACGTACGCCGAGTCTCAGCAGGCGCGCGCCAAGGCACTGCGCGCGGCCCTGGCCTATCCAAGCATCGTCCTTGGGGTGGGCGTCGTCACCCTCGCGGTGCTCGTCCTCGCGGTGATCCCGCGATTTGCTTCGCTGCTTCTAGACATGGGTGCTCGGGTTCCTCGAGGCCTCGCGCTGCTCCTTGGCGCGGCGGACTTTCTGCGGTCGTACGGCGCCGTCGTCGTCATCGGTGCGGTCCTGCTGCTCGCGGCAGGTGAGCGACTGCTGAGGTCGCCCCAGCGCCGACGCCAGCTGCAGCGCCTGCTGCTCGCCGCGCCGATAGTCGGCCCGGTCATTCGCGCATCGCTTGATGCACGACTACTGGAGACGGTTGGGTCTGCGGTGGACGCTGGCGTTCCCCTTCGCAGAGCTCTCGAGATTGCCATCGACGCCGAGCGGCACCTGGAGCTCAGGCATCGGCTCGCCGCTGCGCGGGAGGCGGTGCTCGAGGGGCAGAGTCTTGGGCGCGCGTTTGAGCGATTCCACGTGATCGGTCCGGTGGCACTGACGCTGGTGGCCGCCGGCGAGCGCACGGGGCGCGTGTCTGTCTTCTGCCTGCGTGCCGCTGCGGTTCAGGCCGATGAGGCCGAGCGGCGCATTCGCGCGGCGCTTCGCTTCCTTGAGCCGGGTCTCATCCTTGGGCTGGCGCTGGTCGTCGGGCTAGTCTCGTCCGCACTACTTCAGGCTGTGTATGCGGTACGACCGCAGTAA
- a CDS encoding general secretion pathway protein GspK: protein MLWVVSMMAVATAAAVSDARRFTDASSSRDLLLAAHWELRGCLAVVRAELHVALRDGASLEAAVRRVADGRGAPTLRAARTCDVSFQPGGVSLPHDLQDEFALATYFNVLGYGSRSVDFRDALLDWTDTDERPRARGAERSWYRRAGRVGPRNAAAASVAELRLVAGLELLPDSVLEGLIARDAYVSLNHAPQAVIEALPGIGPRLAARVVARRLSGRPLRSALELEELVAPQEREELERAWPALLAVAVAAPESWLIRMRIPGVGGRADVQASARVVLSGHGTHVLEWVPE, encoded by the coding sequence GTGCTCTGGGTGGTCTCGATGATGGCCGTTGCGACGGCAGCGGCGGTCAGTGATGCACGTCGGTTCACGGACGCGTCGTCAAGCCGGGACCTCTTGCTGGCTGCTCATTGGGAGCTTCGCGGGTGCCTCGCCGTCGTCAGAGCCGAACTGCACGTCGCGCTGCGGGACGGCGCTTCACTTGAAGCTGCCGTCCGGCGCGTTGCTGATGGGCGCGGGGCGCCGACGCTTCGAGCTGCGCGGACCTGCGATGTGTCGTTCCAGCCTGGCGGGGTCTCGCTTCCACACGACCTGCAGGACGAGTTCGCGCTCGCCACGTATTTCAATGTGCTTGGGTACGGGTCGCGATCGGTCGACTTTCGGGATGCACTGTTGGACTGGACCGACACGGACGAGCGGCCGCGGGCGCGAGGGGCAGAGAGAAGCTGGTACCGTCGCGCCGGTCGAGTGGGGCCGAGGAATGCAGCTGCGGCCTCGGTTGCTGAGTTGCGCCTCGTCGCGGGCTTGGAGCTGCTTCCGGACAGTGTGTTGGAAGGCCTCATCGCTCGCGATGCGTACGTGAGCCTGAACCACGCGCCGCAAGCAGTGATCGAGGCGCTTCCGGGAATTGGGCCGCGGCTAGCCGCCCGGGTGGTGGCACGGCGCCTCAGCGGGCGACCGTTGAGAAGCGCGCTGGAGCTTGAAGAGCTGGTTGCGCCCCAGGAGCGAGAGGAGCTTGAACGAGCGTGGCCCGCCCTCCTCGCCGTCGCGGTCGCAGCGCCGGAATCCTGGTTGATCCGAATGAGAATCCCGGGAGTGGGCGGACGTGCCGATGTACAGGCAAGCGCACGCGTCGTGCTGTCAGGGCACGGCACTCACGTTCTCGAGTGGGTTCCCGAATGA